Proteins found in one Neurospora crassa OR74A linkage group II, whole genome shotgun sequence genomic segment:
- the gh61-6 gene encoding endoglucanase II → MLPSISLLLAAALGTSAHYTFPKVWANSGTTADWQYVRRADNWQNNGFVDNVNSQQIRCFQSTHSPAQSTLSVAAGTTITYGAAPSVYHPGPMQFYLARVPDGQDINSWTGEGAVWFKIYHEQPTFGSQLTWSSNGKSSFPVKIPSCIKSGSYLLRAEHIGLHVAQSSGAAQFYISCAQLSITGGGSTEPGANYKVSFPGAYKASDPGILININYPVPTSYKNPGPSVFTC, encoded by the exons ATGCTTCCCTCgatctctctcctcctcgccgccgcaCTCGGCACTAGCGCCCACTACACATTTCCCAAGGTGTGGGCAAACAGCGGAACAACTGCCGACTGGCAGTATGTTCGCAGGGCGGATAATTGGCAGAACAATGGCTTTGTCGACAATGTGAACTCGCAGCAAATTCGGTGCTTCCAGTCCACCCACAGCCCTGCCCAGTCAACTCTCAGTGTCGCCGCTGGCACCACCATCACATACGGCGCAGCTCCCAGCGTCTACCACCCGGGGCCAATGCAGTTCTACCTGGCCAGAGTTCCGGACGGCCAGGATATTAACAGTTGGACCGGAGAAGGTGCTGTTTGGTTCAAGATCTATCACGAGCAACCCACATTTGGCTCACAACTCACATGGTCTAGCAATG GCAAGAGCTCTTTCCCCGTCAAAATTCCCAGTTGCATCAAGTCCGGCAGCTATCTCCTCCGTGCCGAGCACATTGGACTGCACGTCGCTCAGAGCTCAGGAGCTGCCCAGTTCTACATTTCATGCGCTCAGCTCAGCATCACCGGTGGCGGCAGCACTGAACCCGGTGCTAACTACAAAGTCTCATTTCCTGGGGCCTACAAGGCTTCCGATCCCGGTATTCTGATCAACATCAACTATCCCGTACCTACCTCGTACAAGAACCCTGGACCGAGTGTCTTTACCTGCTAA
- a CDS encoding tyrosine phosphatase: MTALATMAGGNKAVMKRNTRAFVGDNTEQALVGSQSERLAKEDERADVGPHRKGSIGTFTSQSSRSSRQTSLECSPMTAATSLDTDLSDLSKDEHFSLPDALRDIEPPHAVQAYSHSAKAPLRPNPTFPLIPSEGRPKNFGVVVPGVYRSSFPQTEDYPFIEGLKLKTMVTLVQKDFPVGYDAFLSRNGIKHHVFDMKGTKKEAIPITTMKAILRLVLNQANHPLLIHCNHGKHRTGCVVGIVRRTLGWDVSNILEEYRSYAEPKVRETDVNYIQGFEMAQISNLFSKDMNLQRWRFGSPKFAHSTVVAMIFLLFWYHFSGIPLPTSDAVDRKLLTQ, encoded by the exons ATGACAGCCCTGGCTACCATGGCCGGGGGCAACAAGGCCGTCATGAAGAGGAACACGAGAGCATTTGTTGGTGACAACACAGAGCAGGCCCTGGTTGGGTCTCAATCAGAAAGGTTGGCGAAGGAAGATGAGAGGGCGGACGTGGGACCGCACAGGAAGGGCTCCATAGGCACATTCACAAGTCAAAGCAGCCGCTCAAGCCGCCAAACGAGCCTCGAGTGCTCACCCATGACTGCCGCGACGTCATTGGATACGGATCTGTCAGATTTGAGCAAAGATGAACACTTTAGCCTCCCTGACGCACTTCGCGATATCGAGCCTCCACATGCCGTTCAAGCCTACAGCCACAGTGCCAAAGCTCCCTTGCGGCCAAATCCTACTTTCCCGCTCATTCCCTCGGAGGGGCGCCCCAAGAACTTCGGTGTCGTTGTTCCTGGGGTATATCGAAGTAGTTTTCCACAGACCGAGGACTACCCATTCATCGAGGGCCTCAAGTTGAAGACCATGGT CACATTGGTCCAGAAGGACTTCCCCGTGGGCTATGATGCTTTTCTCAGCAGAAATGGAATTAAGCATCATGTCTTTGACATGAAGGGCACCAAGAAAGAAGCCATCCCCATTACGACGATGAAGGCCATCCTCCGGCTGGTACTCAACCAAGCCAATCACCCGCTTTTGATTCACTGTAACCACGGAAAG CATCGCACCGGCTGCGTGGTTGGCATCGTTCGTAGGACTCTTGGCTGGGACGTGAGCAATATACTCGAGGAGTACCGGAGTTATGCCGAGCCCAAAGTCCGCGAGACCGATGTCAACTACATCCAAGGATTCGAAATGGCTCAAATTTCGAACCTCTTCTCCAAGGACATGAACTTGCAGCGATGGCGATTTGGGTCGCCCAAGTTCGCCCACTCCACGGTCGTGGCCATgattttcttattattttggTACCATTTTTCCGGAATTCCCCTGCCAACTTCGGACGCGGTGGATCGCAAGCTGCTCACCCAGTAG
- a CDS encoding TBC domain-containing protein has product MEDTTPTPTTPAAVIAPAAAVAPLERSVSQQSVLSTTRSHRSRASSTARARKRLTSYPSSCASSIAPSDKSLTSFPSFSPESPRQELSFFELNPSSLSPSISPSRHSRKLSDPVSVADSVGNDRDPRQTPEAPQPQRIRPASTVENLITAESEPDTRDALFQDVPLTANKIPGSLHHADNAHIERLIARHGAVNLVRQISRDLAERDAQIATLRRRADDRERALRKLILECGLSTLDLETRLRTIEQDAKQTNLARRGTAGGGLSDLMNEAMAHDLRAVGASTGLNDATIRATTISVPPAADTGTTKGMTKGWKDFLWGTGAAGKNSGRPSSVTGASATETSKTVLRCSGLGPEQRRPTLADGLFNPPETDSTDSVRSSSRASSINSANESRKSSLASLALRLVAGGATTGRNGDMRGRASTVLQPGGSMRTPSTSSRAASSLSGRTVSGAQTGPRSFMAMRRATGPTKPLDVPQRYQQQDRWDTMGSSPSRDLVSRQQSYGPVEMDTILPPEVQPPTLTHIYNNHLGSEFLTDRFGFIYDQRRKKRQREATRMARHAKQPSRTEMLSTGRNRLSPAMLDESSSGRGDTANEAGPESPSAEEQRDDSKPRKWQDYLKIATFPTELLSHTPLITVPGFELMEGGEVPEAPKSPGLITSEERGFVPSATPAIAAIALLENEDQPSPDEGEQQSSSASMAKEDAEPVRLLLQNLNQLHDTLQREKTVRWNDFLRKVRAERKRDGEAAAAAAAAAAEARFQRAEAVMPETRLGDGELIGVASLGIQGKVGRAKANEFRQLILGGIPVAYRSKIWSECCGAKALRIPGYYDDLVNQAGDQDDPQVVAQIKADITRTLTDNIFFRKGPGVNKLNEVLLAYARRNPDVGYCQGMNLVVANLLLITPCAEDAFWILVSIVENILPPNYFDHSLLASRADQQVLRQYVSEVLPKLSAHFEELGITLETMTFQWFLSVFTDCLSAEALFRVWDVLLCTHDGGVFLFQVALALLKLNERQLLACDSAAHIYSYINHQMTNHAISIDGLIQASEALRRVVQRDEVEARRAKAVDLEREMSLAREKRREEMQQQIKRLAEAQAPKTAGSPAVADRAVTSVNGYSDDLSSPMVEADDGITGTIQAAGGITA; this is encoded by the coding sequence ATGGAGGACACTACGCCGACCCCAACCACTCCAGCTGCGGTCATCGCTCCCGCTGCCGCCGTGGCTCCTCTTGAGCGCTCCGTGTCGCAACAGTCCGTCCTCTCAACCACCCGGAGCCATCGTTCCCGGGCCTCCAGCACTGCCCGCGCCCGCAAGAGGTTGACATCATACCCGTCGAGTTGTGCGTCTTCCATCGCCCCGTCCGACAAGTCGCTTACATcgttcccctccttctcgccCGAGTCGCCTCGCCAGGAGCTGTCCTTCTTCGAGCTcaacccttcctccctctcacCCTCCATCTCGCCTTCACGTCACTCGCGCAAGCTGTCCGATCCCGTTTCCGTCGCCGACTCCGTGGGCAACGACCGCGACCCGCGCCAGACCCCCGAAGCTCCACAGCCACAACGGATACGGCCTGCCTCTACTGTCGAAAACTTGATCACGGCTGAATCCGAGCCGGACACACGCGACGCACTCTTCCAAGATGTACCTCTTACCGCCAACAAGATCCCTGGCTCCCTGCACCACGCTGATAATGCCCACATTGAGCGCCTGATTGCTCGCCATGGCGCTGTCAACCTCGTCCGACAGATATCCCGGGATTTGGCAGAGCGCGATGCTCAGATCGCCACTTTGCGGCGACGTGCCGACGACCGAGAACGCGCCTTGCGGAAGCTTATCTTGGAATGCGGTCTGTCCACCCTGGACCTGGAGACGCGCCTGCGCACAATCGAGCAGGATGCCAAACAGACAAATCTGGCCAGAAGGGGGACCGCTGGCGGCGGATTATCGGACCTCATGAACGAAGCCATGGCCCACGATCTCAGAGCCGTCGGCGCGAGCACAGGCCTCAATGACGCAACTATACGCGCTACCACCATATCGGTGCCCCCTGCAGCCGATACTGGAACCACAAAGGGTATGACCAAAGGCTGGAAAGACTTTCTGTGGGGTACTGGGGCGGCGGGAAAGAATTCAGGTCGGCCGAGCAGCGTGACCGGTGCAAGTGCTACGGAAACCTCCAAGACGGTCCTGAGATGTAGTGGCTTGGGGCCAGAGCAGCGCCGCCCGACGCTGGCCGACGGTCTGTTCAACCCGCCCGAGACGGACTCGACAGACTCTGTGCGGAGCTCTAGTAGGGCATCCAGTATCAACTCTGCGAATGAGTCGCGGAAATCGTCGCTGGCCAGTCTTGCGTTACGGCTGGTCGCGGGTGGTGCAACCACGGGACGTAACGGTGACATGCGCGGCCGTGCCAGCACCGTACTGCAACCTGGGGGCTCCATGAGAACCCCATCTACATCGAGCCGCGCCGCAAGCTCCCTCTCAGGCCGTACAGTCTCGGGCGCCCAAACAGGCCCTAGATCGTTCATGGCCATGCGTCGCGCTACCGGCCCCACTAAACCTCTTGACGTACCCCAGCGATACCAGCAGCAGGACCGATGGGATACCATGGGGTCCAGCCCCTCGAGAGACCTCGTGTCCCGCCAGCAGAGTTATGGTCCGGTCGAGATGGACACCATTCTTCCACCCGAGGTTCAGCCGCCAACGCTGACACACATATACAACAACCATCTTGGGTCCGAATTTCTCACTGACCGCTTTGGCTTCATCTATGACCAGCGGAGGAAAAAGCGGCAGAGAGAGGCCACCAGAATGGCGCGTCATGCCAAGCAGCCCAGCCGTACCGAGATGCTCAGCACTGGGCGGAACAGGTTATCCCCGGCCATGTTAGACGAGAGCTCTAGTGGCAGAGGAGACACAGCGAATGAGGCCGGGCCGGAATCTCCTTCGGCTGAGGAGCAACGGGATGATTCTAAGCCCAGAAAGTGGCAGGATTACCTCAAGATCGCAACATTCCCAACCGAGCTCCTCTCTCACACCCCGTTGATTACTGTGCCAGGCTTCGAGCTGATGGAAGGTGGTGAAGTGCCCGAAGCACCCAAATCGCCTGGCTTGATAACGTCGGAGGAGCGTGGGTTCGTTCCGTCAGCTACTCCTGCCATCGCCGCTATCGCATTGCTGGAGAATGAGGATCAACCCTCCCCAGACGAAGGGGAGCAACAATCGTCGTCGGCGAGCATGGCGAAAGAGGATGCGGAACCAGTTAGGCTGCTGTTGCAGAACCTCAATCAGCTCCACGATACACTTCAGAGGGAAAAGACTGTGCGATGGAACGATTTCCTTCGTAAAGTACGGGCGGAAAGAAAACGAGACGGGgaggctgccgctgctgctgccgccgctgccgccgaggCTAGGTTTCAAAGGGCCGAAGCAGTAATGCCTGAAACGAGATTAGGAGATGGTGAGCTGATTGGCGTTGCAAGTTTGGGTATTCAAGGCAAAGTTGGACGTGCCAAGGCCAATGAGTTTAGGCAACTCATACTTGGTGGTATTCCTGTCGCCTACCGGTCCAAAATCTGGTCCGAATGTTGCGGGGCCAAAGCTTTGCGTATTCCGGGTTATTATGATGACCTTGTCAACCAGGCAGGGGACCAGGACGATCCGCAGGTCGTGGCACAAATCAAGGCCGACATCACTCGCACCCTTACGGATAACATCTTCTTCCGCAAAGGTCCAGGGGTCAACAAGCTCAACGAGGTACTACTTGCGTACGCCCGACGCAATCCAGATGTGGGTTACTGCCAGGGCATGAACCTCGTCGTCGCTaacctccttctcatcaccCCATGTGCCGAGGACGCCTTCTGGATCCTGGTATCCATTGTTGAGAATATCCTGCCGCCCAACTACTTTGACCATAGCCTTCTCGCCTCCAGGGCCGACCAGCAGGTCCTGCGCCAATATGTGTCTGAGGTTCTCCCCAAGCTCAGTGCTCACTTTGAAGAGCTTGGCATTACCCTCGAGACCATGACGTTTCAGTGGTTCCTGTCTGTTTTCACAGACTGCCTGTCTGCTGAGGCTCTCTTCCGCGTCTGGGACGTACTACTGTGCACCCATGACGGCGGCGTGTTTCTGTTTCAGGTTGCACTGGCTTTGCTCAAGCTGAATGAACGCCAGCTGCTTGCCTGTGACTCGGCGGCACACATCTACAGCTACATCAACCATCAGATGACCAATCATGCGATCAGTATTGATGGATTGATACAGGCTTCTGAGGCgctgaggagggtggtgcAGAGAGATGAGGTGGAGGCAAGAAGGGCGAAGGCCGTTGACTTGGAGAGAGAAATGAGTCTGGCCAGGGAGAAGAGACGAGAGGAGATGCAACAGCAGATAAAGAGGCTGGCGGAAGCGCAGGCGCCAAAGACAGCGGGATCGCCGGCCGTCGCTGACCGGGCGGTGACATCGGTGAACGGATATTCCGATGATTTAAGTTCACCAATGGTGGAGGCAGATGATGGGATAACAGGAACTATACAAGCAGCTGGAGGGATAACTGCATAA
- a CDS encoding ER associated DnaJ chaperone translates to MPAATTSGADASNGSSAHNRQHNQGNQERKYTAEQKAAVLRIRKCEPTAFYEILEVSKTCTDAEIKKAYRKQSLLTHPDKNGHEHADEAFKMVSRAFSVLGDKEKRDKYDRFGTDPDSRFASAQQQNPFAGFANRGAARAHQGGMWGDDADISPEEMFARFFGGGGFGGGPFGAAFDGGPQFVFNFGGGPGIRVHQFGGGRPRTRPRQAGQQQEGGNSMWSTLMSLLPIIILFIFPMISSLFSGATTGPSTPAMAFEQAIPPYTMARKMPNVKVNYYVNPNDVRHYSASKLYNLDQRAEHIFVQQLQQQCEREMTEKRRLIEEAQGWFRTDQEKLAKAERFETPACIRIKNLYSPGSKY, encoded by the exons ATGCCCGCAGCCACAACCTCTGGGGCTGATGCCTCAAACGGATCGTCCGCCCACAACCGCCAGCACAACCAGGGCAACCAAGAGCGCAAATACACAGCCGAGCAGAAGGCTGCGGTCCTGCGAATCCGGAAATGCGAACCCACCGCCTTTTACGAGATCCTCGAGGTGTCCAAGACATGTACCGACgccgagatcaagaaggccTACCGCAAGCAGTCCCTGCTGACACATCCGGACAAGAACGGCCACGAGCACGCCGACGAGGCATTCAAAATGGTGTCGCGCGCCTTCAGCGTTCTGGGTGACAAGGAGAAACGCGACAAGTATGACCGCTTCGGAACCGACCCGGACAGTAGGTTTGCCAGCGCGCAGCAGCAGAATCCGTTTGCCGGCTTTGCAAATAGGGGAGCAGCAAGGGCGCATCAGGGAGGCATGTGGGGAGACGACGCAGACATCAGCCCCGAGGAAATGTTTGCGAGGTTCTTTGGCGGGGGAGGTTTTGGTGGGGGTCCCTTCGGAGCCG CTTTCGACGGAGGGCCGCAGTTCGTCTTCAACTTTGGCGGCGGGCCTGGTATTCGGGTGCACCAATTCGGCGGAGGAAGGCCCAGGACTCGTCCTCGGCAGGCTGGACAGCAACAAGAAGGAGGCAATAGTATGTGGAGCACATTGATGAGCCTCTTGCCCATCATTattctcttcatcttccccaTGATCTCCTCGCTATTTTCCGGAGCAACAACGGGGCCATCAACACCGGCCATGGCTTTTGAGCAGGCCATACCCCCTTACACAATGGCACGTAAAATGCCCAACGTCAAGGTCAATTACTATGTCAACCCAAACGACGTCAGGCATTATTCTGCCTCGAAGCTGTACAACTTGGATCAGAGGGCCGAGCACATCTTTGTGCAGCAGCTACAGCAACAGTGCGAACGAGAGATGACAGAGAAGCGGCGGTTGATCGAGGAGGCCCAGGGGTGGTTCCGTACAGATCAAGAGAAGTTGGCCAAGGCCGAAAGGTTCGAGACACCAGCTTGTATCAGGATCAAGAACCTTTATTCTCCAGGATCGAAATACTAA
- a CDS encoding 3-oxoacyl-(acyl-carrier-protein) reductase — MSEFAKQRIQAIGNHLAANKAIPPVIKMAGDSNGPRVTGKVVIITGANSVLGIGRASAHQFAQNGAKAVYICDYDDSNLEEHKREIETLYSSANVHTRQFDAADEKAISEVVKDALDRYGRLDVFFANAGILGPHTKFSDVEADEFMETMRVNALGPFLAAKYAAPAMQKTSAEKQKSSGSIIMTASVAGLRSNAGGTPYSASKAAVVSMAQTIAYQLVGTNIRVNALCPGLIETAMTAPVFDSARARGTEGKIGQLNPLRRGGHADEIARVALFLGSDESSYVNAQAWAVDGGLSSGHPYVPGKIA, encoded by the exons ATGTCCGAGTTCGCAAAGCAACGTATCCAGGCGATTGGTAACCATCTTGCTGCCAATAAAGCCATCCCACCCGTTATCAAGATGGCTGGGGACTCGAATGGACCTAGAGTAACTGGCAAAGTGGTTATCATCACCG GGGCAAACTCCGTTCTCGGTATTGGCCGAGCATCTGCTCACCAGTTTGCCCAGAACGGGGCAAAGGCAGTCTACATCTGCGACTACGATGATTCCAATCTCGAAGAGCACAAGCGCGAGATCGAAACACTATATTCCAGCGCGAATGTACACACGCGACAGTTTGATGCCGCCGATGAAAAAGCCATCAGCGAGGTTGTCAAGGATGCTCTGGACCGGTACGGACGGCTCGATGTCTTCTTTGCCAATGCCGGAATTCTTGGCCCTCATACCAAGTTCTCCGACGTTGAAGCTGATGAGTTTATGGAGACGATGCGGGTCAACGCGCTCGG CCCCTTTCTTGCCGCCAAATACGCGGCGCCGGCCATGCAAAAAACATCAGCGGAGAAGCAAAAGTCCTCCGGCAGCATTATCATGACAGCTTCGGTAGCCGGTTTGCGGTCCAACGCCGGTGGGACACCATACTCTGCTTCAAAGGCAGCCGTCGTCAGCATGGCACAAACCATTGCCTACCAACTGGTCGGGACCAACATCCGGGTCAACGCTCTCTGCCCCGGCCTGATCGAGACGGCTATGACGGCGCCCGTATTCGACAGCGCACGAGCTCGGGGTACCGAAGGTAAGATTGGACAGCTCAACCCTCTCAGGAGGGGTGGACACGCTGACGAGATTGCGCGTGTGGCCTTGTTCCTGGGAAGTGATGAGAGTAGCTATGTCAACGCGCAAGCATGGGCGGTGGATGGTGGTCTAAGTTCTGGCCATCCTTATGTGCCCGGCAAGATTGCGTAG